Proteins from one Acropora muricata isolate sample 2 chromosome 9, ASM3666990v1, whole genome shotgun sequence genomic window:
- the LOC136927427 gene encoding cytochrome P450 10-like isoform X1 produces the protein MIMASWLAVQPSRAFRSVYKVKQPLNLWKQTVLCSAHTQTVQETSAKSFDEIPGPRGLPLLGTFLDYTKDLGGGVRGYQLMHEMQQQRVQQYGPIFREKIFGRQTVTISNPDDVEYLFRNEGKWPRRDPPFPLWEKYKEDRDQTQGVGSLNGEEWFRIRRILNMKMLRPKVTEGYAEPLNDVASDLVAQIKAIRGTDGIIPSLEDELFKWSLESVGTVLFETRFGSFSKSPSLEATKFIDSAHRLFRLFLKFVLFPAWIDKFYRFKSVQEFYDHMDIMHNFGDMCINKKMREIQGRLDKEDIRDEDAAEFLTFLISREDISFKEITSNLIELLFPAIETTSFTTLWTLYLLARNPDVQKQLHDEVSSVVKPGEHATPASLQKMPFLRGCVKETLRMYPAAWENARFLDEDIIIQGYRIPPNTMIRMPLYVMGRDPEMFDDPLQYKPERWLRDDTQRSLYHPFASLPFGFGPRMCIGRRVAELEMHLFLSQVSQNFWVEPLNEVQPVITSLLVPDKTVKFRFIDH, from the exons ATGATCATGGCCTCTTGGTTGGCAGTCCAGCCATCCAGAGCCTTTAGGAGTGTCTATAAAGTCAAACAGCCTTTGAATCTTTGGAAACAGACTGTTTTATGTTCGGCACACACGCAAACCGTGCAAGAAACATCAGCGAAATCGTTCGATGAGATACCAGGACCAAGAGGTTTGCCACTTCTCGGAACATTTCTTGACTACACTAAAGACCTTGGAGGAGGTGTGCGAGGTTATCAACTAATGCATGAAATGCAGCAGCAACGAGTTCAGCAATATGGACCAATCTTTCGTGAGAAAATCTTTGGTCGCCAAACGGTAACAATTTCCAATCCCGATGATGTCGAGTACTTGTTCCGTAACGAGGGCAAATGGCCGCGACGAGACCCACCGTTTCCGCTTTGGGAAAAATACAAGGAAGACAGAGACCAAACGCAGGGAGTTGGTTCTTT GAATGGTGAAGAGTGGTTCAGGATACGTCGCATCTTGAACATGAAAATGTTGAGGCCAAAAGTTACCGAAGGATATGCAGAGCCACTGAATGATGTTGCATCTGATCTGGTTGCCCAAATAAAAGCCATTCGTGGGACTGATGGAATCATTCCAAGTTTGGAGGATGAGCTTTTCAAGTGGTCTTTGGAAT CAGTTGGAACAGTCCTCTTTGAAACACGCTTTGGTTCCTTCAGCAAGTCTCCATCATTAGAGGCTACCAAGTTCATTGATTCAGCTCACAGATTATTCAGATTGTTTTTGAAGTTCGTTCTTTTTCCTGCATGGATTGACAAGTTCTACAGGTTTAAATCAGTCCAGGAGTTCTATGATCACATGGATATCATGCACAATTTTGGTGACATGTGcattaacaaaaaaatgagGGAAATTCAAGGAAGACTTGATAAGGAAGACATTCGAGATGAAGATGCTGCCGAGTTCCTCACCTTTCTCATCAGCAGAGAGGACATAAGTTTCAAGGAAATAACATCAAATTTGATTGAGCTGCTGTTTCCTGCTATTGAAACA ACTTCCTTCACCACTTTGTGGACTTTATATTTGCTTGCAAGGAACCCTGACGTGCAGAAACAACTTCACGATGAAGTGAGCTCAGTTGTGAAACCAGGAGAGCATGCAACACCAGCTTCATTACAGAAAATGCCATTTTTGCGAGGGTGTGTCAAAGAGACTCTAAG GATGTATCCAGCCGCGTGGGAGAATGCCCGCTTTCTCGATGAAGACATCATAATCCAGGGCTATCGCATACCACCCAAT ACAATGATTCGCATGCCATTGTATGTCATGGGCCGCGATCCTGAAATGTTCGATGACCCCCTACAGTATAAACCCGAGCGTTGGTTGAGGGACGATACACAAAGATCTCTTTATCACCCGTTTGCCTCGCTTCCATTTGGATTTGGCCCTCGCATGTGCATTG GGCGTCGTGTAGCTGAATTGGAAATGCATCTCTTTCTTTCACAG GTGTCGCAAAACTTCTGGGTGGAGCCTCTGAATGAAGTTCAACCGGTGATCACGTCGCTCTTGGTGCCAGACAAGACAGTCAAGTTTCGATTTATAGATCATTGA
- the LOC136927427 gene encoding cytochrome P450 10-like isoform X2: MIMASWLAVQPSRAFRSVYKVKQPLNLWKQTVLCSAHTQTVQETSAKSFDEIPGPRGLPLLGTFLDYTKDLGGGVRGYQLMHEMQQQRVQQYGPIFREKIFGRQTVTISNPDDVEYLFRNEGKWPRRDPPFPLWEKYKEDRDQTQGVGSLNGEEWFRIRRILNMKMLRPKVTEGYAEPLNDVASDLVAQIKAIRGTDGIIPSLEDELFKWSLESVGTVLFETRFGSFSKSPSLEATKFIDSAHRLFRLFLKFVLFPAWIDKFYRFKSVQEFYDHMDIMHNFGDMCINKKMREIQGRLDKEDIRDEDAAEFLTFLISREDISFKEITSNLIELLFPAIETTSFTTLWTLYLLARNPDVQKQLHDEVSSVVKPGEHATPASLQKMPFLRGCVKETLRMYPAAWENARFLDEDIIIQGYRIPPNTMIRMPLYVMGRDPEMFDDPLQYKPERWLRDDTQRSLYHPFASLPFGFGPRMCIGRRVAELEMHLFLSQSSTHQCT, translated from the exons ATGATCATGGCCTCTTGGTTGGCAGTCCAGCCATCCAGAGCCTTTAGGAGTGTCTATAAAGTCAAACAGCCTTTGAATCTTTGGAAACAGACTGTTTTATGTTCGGCACACACGCAAACCGTGCAAGAAACATCAGCGAAATCGTTCGATGAGATACCAGGACCAAGAGGTTTGCCACTTCTCGGAACATTTCTTGACTACACTAAAGACCTTGGAGGAGGTGTGCGAGGTTATCAACTAATGCATGAAATGCAGCAGCAACGAGTTCAGCAATATGGACCAATCTTTCGTGAGAAAATCTTTGGTCGCCAAACGGTAACAATTTCCAATCCCGATGATGTCGAGTACTTGTTCCGTAACGAGGGCAAATGGCCGCGACGAGACCCACCGTTTCCGCTTTGGGAAAAATACAAGGAAGACAGAGACCAAACGCAGGGAGTTGGTTCTTT GAATGGTGAAGAGTGGTTCAGGATACGTCGCATCTTGAACATGAAAATGTTGAGGCCAAAAGTTACCGAAGGATATGCAGAGCCACTGAATGATGTTGCATCTGATCTGGTTGCCCAAATAAAAGCCATTCGTGGGACTGATGGAATCATTCCAAGTTTGGAGGATGAGCTTTTCAAGTGGTCTTTGGAAT CAGTTGGAACAGTCCTCTTTGAAACACGCTTTGGTTCCTTCAGCAAGTCTCCATCATTAGAGGCTACCAAGTTCATTGATTCAGCTCACAGATTATTCAGATTGTTTTTGAAGTTCGTTCTTTTTCCTGCATGGATTGACAAGTTCTACAGGTTTAAATCAGTCCAGGAGTTCTATGATCACATGGATATCATGCACAATTTTGGTGACATGTGcattaacaaaaaaatgagGGAAATTCAAGGAAGACTTGATAAGGAAGACATTCGAGATGAAGATGCTGCCGAGTTCCTCACCTTTCTCATCAGCAGAGAGGACATAAGTTTCAAGGAAATAACATCAAATTTGATTGAGCTGCTGTTTCCTGCTATTGAAACA ACTTCCTTCACCACTTTGTGGACTTTATATTTGCTTGCAAGGAACCCTGACGTGCAGAAACAACTTCACGATGAAGTGAGCTCAGTTGTGAAACCAGGAGAGCATGCAACACCAGCTTCATTACAGAAAATGCCATTTTTGCGAGGGTGTGTCAAAGAGACTCTAAG GATGTATCCAGCCGCGTGGGAGAATGCCCGCTTTCTCGATGAAGACATCATAATCCAGGGCTATCGCATACCACCCAAT ACAATGATTCGCATGCCATTGTATGTCATGGGCCGCGATCCTGAAATGTTCGATGACCCCCTACAGTATAAACCCGAGCGTTGGTTGAGGGACGATACACAAAGATCTCTTTATCACCCGTTTGCCTCGCTTCCATTTGGATTTGGCCCTCGCATGTGCATTG GGCGTCGTGTAGCTGAATTGGAAATGCATCTCTTTCTTTCACAG AGTTCGACGCACCAATGCACTTAA
- the LOC136927429 gene encoding cytochrome P450 10-like yields the protein MASWLAVQPSRAFRSVYKGKQPLNLWKQTVLCLAHTQTVQETSAKSFDKMPGPKGLPLVGTFFDYTKDLGGGVRSSQRMHEMQQQRVQQYGPIFREKIFGHQTVTISNPDDVEYLFRNEGKWPRRDPPFPLWEKYKDDRDQVRGVGFLNGEEWYRIRRILNMKMLRPKVAEGYAEPLNDVASDLVAQIKAIRGTDGIIPSFEDELFKWSLESVGTVLFETRFDSFSNSPSLEATKFIDSARRLFKLFMKVFLFPAWIDKFYRFKSVQEFYDHMDIIHNFGDMCINKKMSEIQERLDKEDIQDEDAAEFLTFLISREDISFKEITSNLIELLFPAIETTSFTTLWTLYLLARNPDIQKQLHDEVTSILKPGEHATPAALQKMPFLRGCVKETLRMYPAAWENTRFLDEEIIIRGYRIPPNTMIRMPLYVMGRDPEMFDDPVQCKPERWLRDDTQRSLYHPFASLPFGFGPRMCIGRRIAELEMHLFLSQVSQNFWVESLNEVQPMITTLLVPDKTAEFRFIDR from the exons ATGGCCTCTTGGTTGGCAGTCCAGCCATCCAGAGCCTTTAGGAGTGTCTATAAAGGCAAACAGCCTTTGAATCTTTGGAAACAGACTGTTTTATGCCTGGCACACACGCAAACCGTGCAAGAAACATCAGCGAAATCGTTCGATAAGATGCCAGGGCCAAAAGGTTTGCCACTTGTCGGAACATTTTTTGACTACACTAAAGACCTTGGAGGAGGTGTGCGAAGTTCTCAACGAATGCATGAAATGCAGCAGCAACGAGTTCAGCAATATGGACCAATCTTTCGTGAGAAAATCTTTGGTCACCAAACGGTAACAATTTCCAATCCCGATGATGTCGAGTATTTGTTCCGTAACGAGGGCAAATGGCCACGACGAGACCCACCGTTTCCACTTTGGGAAAAATACAAAGATGACAGAGACCAAGTGCGGGGAGTTGGTTTTTT AAATGGTGAAGAGTGGTACAGGATACGTCGCATCTTGAACATGAAAATGTTGAGGCCAAAAGTTGCCGAAGGATATGCAGAGCCACTGAATGATGTTGCATCTGATCTGGTTGCCCAAATAAAAGCCATTCGTGGGACTGATGGAATCATTCCAAGTTTCGAGGATGAGCTTTTCAAGTGGTCTTTGGAAT CAGTTGGAACAGTCCTCTTTGAAACACGTTTTGATTCCTTCAGCAATTCTCCATCATTAGAGGCTACCAAGTTCATTGATTCAGCTCGCAGATTATTCAAATTGTTTATGAAGGTCTTTCTTTTTCCTGCATGGATTGACAAGTTTTACAGGTTTAAATCAGTCCAGGAGTTCTATGATCACATGGATATCATACACAATTTTGGTGACATGTGcattaacaaaaaaatgagCGAAATTCAAGAAAGACTTGATAAGGAAGACATTCAAGATGAAGATGCTGCCGAGTTCCTCACCTTTCTCATCAGCAGAGAGGACATAAGTTTCAAGGAAATAACATCAAATTTGATTGAGCTTTTGTTTCCTGCTATTGAAACA ACTTCCTTCACCACTTTGTGGACTTTATACTTGCTTGCAAGGAATCCTGACATACAGAAACAACTTCACGATGAAGTGACATCAATTTTGAAACCAGGAGAACATGCAACACCAGCTGCATTGCAGAAAATGCCATTTTTGCGAGGATGTGTCAAAGAGACTCTAAG GATGTATCCAGCCGCGTGGGAGAATACCCGCTTTCTCGATGAAGAAATCATAATCCGGGGCTATCGTATACCACCCAAT ACAATGATTCGCATGCCACTGTATGTCATGGGCCGCGATCCAGAAATGTTCGATGACCCCGTACAGTGCAAACCCGAGCGTTGGTTGAGGGACGATACACAAAGATCTCTTTATCACCCGTTTGCCTCGCTCCCTTTTGGATTTGGCCCTCGCATGTGCATtg GACGTCGTATAGCTGAATTGGAAATGCATCTCTTTCTTTCACAG GTGTCGCAAAACTTCTGGGTGGAGTCTCTGAATGAAGTCCAACCAATGATCACAACGCTTTTGGTTCCAGACAAGACAGCCGAGTTTCGATTTATAGATCGTTGA
- the LOC136927431 gene encoding galactose-3-O-sulfotransferase 2-like isoform X1: MKIMIRRKLLIHFYRLKPLWVLLISVTVVISIALILRVNGLEKVFDCIFPKPITERYQNGMESRLSWAREFEKEFQINLGDAVNSSTRCKPVNKILFLKTHKTGSSTVTNILNRYGDNRNLWFALPVVENAFHFFWPHPFLLRYVLAFDRQPNILCNHARYNKEPMHWLFPKETTRYVTILREPREHFECIFNFFKLQRYFDDLRNFSNPLEVFLHNPEFHLAKLHVNVTGPLNLLKNPMLFELGLDTEHQKEFAVVRNYIRFLQQEFDLVMLMEYFDESLVLLKRRFCWTIKDILYFKLNERRNKDKQNISKYSKERIQEWNFGDVLLYNVFNRTLWEMIRREGPGFFKDLELFRKAKETMTKACLREGNFLTRPYSGRFVKGYELKRNISSELDDTCNKMIMNEIPFVNHHRSKMVRLFQRIDSAKNRPNFSSL; this comes from the exons ATGAAAATCATGATTCGGAGAAAATTGTTAATTCATTTTTATCGCTTAAAACCGCTGTGGGTTTTATTGATTTCTGTAACAGTTGTAATAAGCATTGCTTTGATTTTACGTGTAAATGGCTTGGAAAAGGTATTCGATTGCATCTTCCCTAAGCC GATCACGGAGCGCTATCAAAATGGCATGGAATCGAGATTAAGCTGGGCCCGGGAGTTTGAGAAAGAATTCCAGATAAATTTGGGAGATGCAGTCAATTCGAGCACACGATGCAAGCCAGtgaataaaattttgtttctGAAGACGCACAAAACGGGATCAAGTACAGTGACTAATATTTTAAACCGCTATGGCGACAACAGGAATCTGTGGTTCGCATTGCCTGTCGTTGAGAATGCGTTTCACTTTTTTTGGCCCCACCCATTTTTACTTCGATACGTCTTAGCATTTGATAGGCAACCCAATATTCTGTGCAATCATGCAAGATACAACAAGGAACCAATGCACTGGCTTTTTCCAAAAGAAACCACTCGCTATGTCACAATTCTTCGAGAACCACGCGAGCACTTTGAATgcattttcaactttttcaagttgcaaagatattttgATGACTTGCGAAATTTCAGCAACCCCTTGGAGGTTTTTCTAcataatccagaatttcatTTGGCAAAACTTCATGTTAACGTAACAGGTCCGCTAAACTTATTGAAAAATCCAATGTTATTTGAGCTGGGACTTGACACAGAACATCAGAAAGAGTTTGCCGTGGTACGAAATTACATTCGTTTCCTCCAACAAGAGTTTGATTTGGTCATGCTAATGGAGTATTTCGACGAGTCCCTTGTGCTCTTGAAAAGACGCTTTTGTTGGACAATTAAAGACATTTTGTACTTTAAGCTAAACGAGCGAAGAAACAAAgataaacaaaacatttcaaaatattCAAAGGAGAGGATTCAAGAGTGGAACTTTGGTGATGTCTTGCTGTACAATGTTTTTAATAGAACTCTTTGGGAAATGATAAGACGCGAAGGTCCGGGTTTCTTCAAAGATCTTGAACTTTTTCGAAAAGCAAAAGAAACCATGACAAAAGCTTGTTTACGAGAAGGAAATTTCTTGACTCGACCATACAGCGGAAGGTTTGTAAAGGGCTATGAATTGAAGAGAAATATTTCGAGCGAACTTGATGACACTTGCAACAAAATGATTATGAACGAAATTCCTTTTGTAAATCACCACCGAAGCAAAATGGTAAGACTCTTTCAAAGAATTGACAGTGCCAAGAACAGACCAAATTTCTCAAGTCTCTAG
- the LOC136927431 gene encoding galactose-3-O-sulfotransferase 2-like isoform X2, protein MQLQVSAGMDMIRVLKAKRMRRLLLLCMITVSVFILTELFQRYSKERITERYQNGMESRLSWAREFEKEFQINLGDAVNSSTRCKPVNKILFLKTHKTGSSTVTNILNRYGDNRNLWFALPVVENAFHFFWPHPFLLRYVLAFDRQPNILCNHARYNKEPMHWLFPKETTRYVTILREPREHFECIFNFFKLQRYFDDLRNFSNPLEVFLHNPEFHLAKLHVNVTGPLNLLKNPMLFELGLDTEHQKEFAVVRNYIRFLQQEFDLVMLMEYFDESLVLLKRRFCWTIKDILYFKLNERRNKDKQNISKYSKERIQEWNFGDVLLYNVFNRTLWEMIRREGPGFFKDLELFRKAKETMTKACLREGNFLTRPYSGRFVKGYELKRNISSELDDTCNKMIMNEIPFVNHHRSKMVRLFQRIDSAKNRPNFSSL, encoded by the exons ATGCAACTTCAAGTAAGCGCTGGCATGGACATGATCAGGGTTCTCAAAGCAAAAAGAATGCGTCGCTTGCTGCTTCTTTGTATGATTACTGTTTCGGTATTTATTTTAACTGAGCTTTTTCAAAGATATTCGAAAGAAAG GATCACGGAGCGCTATCAAAATGGCATGGAATCGAGATTAAGCTGGGCCCGGGAGTTTGAGAAAGAATTCCAGATAAATTTGGGAGATGCAGTCAATTCGAGCACACGATGCAAGCCAGtgaataaaattttgtttctGAAGACGCACAAAACGGGATCAAGTACAGTGACTAATATTTTAAACCGCTATGGCGACAACAGGAATCTGTGGTTCGCATTGCCTGTCGTTGAGAATGCGTTTCACTTTTTTTGGCCCCACCCATTTTTACTTCGATACGTCTTAGCATTTGATAGGCAACCCAATATTCTGTGCAATCATGCAAGATACAACAAGGAACCAATGCACTGGCTTTTTCCAAAAGAAACCACTCGCTATGTCACAATTCTTCGAGAACCACGCGAGCACTTTGAATgcattttcaactttttcaagttgcaaagatattttgATGACTTGCGAAATTTCAGCAACCCCTTGGAGGTTTTTCTAcataatccagaatttcatTTGGCAAAACTTCATGTTAACGTAACAGGTCCGCTAAACTTATTGAAAAATCCAATGTTATTTGAGCTGGGACTTGACACAGAACATCAGAAAGAGTTTGCCGTGGTACGAAATTACATTCGTTTCCTCCAACAAGAGTTTGATTTGGTCATGCTAATGGAGTATTTCGACGAGTCCCTTGTGCTCTTGAAAAGACGCTTTTGTTGGACAATTAAAGACATTTTGTACTTTAAGCTAAACGAGCGAAGAAACAAAgataaacaaaacatttcaaaatattCAAAGGAGAGGATTCAAGAGTGGAACTTTGGTGATGTCTTGCTGTACAATGTTTTTAATAGAACTCTTTGGGAAATGATAAGACGCGAAGGTCCGGGTTTCTTCAAAGATCTTGAACTTTTTCGAAAAGCAAAAGAAACCATGACAAAAGCTTGTTTACGAGAAGGAAATTTCTTGACTCGACCATACAGCGGAAGGTTTGTAAAGGGCTATGAATTGAAGAGAAATATTTCGAGCGAACTTGATGACACTTGCAACAAAATGATTATGAACGAAATTCCTTTTGTAAATCACCACCGAAGCAAAATGGTAAGACTCTTTCAAAGAATTGACAGTGCCAAGAACAGACCAAATTTCTCAAGTCTCTAG
- the LOC136927430 gene encoding transmembrane prolyl 4-hydroxylase-like — MQGISYGFILLLIFFQRGFTEDSARQESSKTCPFGACLVEEDEGPCEDDGEAKLYRWDPVKIGYKRKMKLEGDKVYTMITRAVEPPLFEIPDFMSPEEADHIVKLAEEIGFLKSDIHLDPVAKKHAQTMRSTEGHSNSSAGYFLNWDLDKDYEISIEEIIHFAEKFKYLYMTPAEVDDMIEVLDLKELDDGIVEYPEWRTLKTHAIDMYMNDMKEKHPHHRDRFSDQVWLFQGMNADSTLKRLRERIHKLTRLQRQIVYGGEPLQVVKYGPYGHYHAHYDSSRKSDYPEGTKCCHYDMENAPMAKCRICRYITILYYLNDVEEGGETAFPVADMKDFNETKFRDREDGDRFNLNEYCHTANIVVPAKKGKAIMWYNYKIDGKTGWMSHRDDRSLHGGCIVKKGVKYIANNWLPAPENDSAHLLSEYLEDPYLDSVNP, encoded by the exons ATGCAAGGAATTTCGTAtggttttattttgcttttaatattttttcaacGAGGATTCACCGAAGACAGTGCCCGTCAGGAGAGTTCAAAAACGTGTCCTTTTGGTGCATGCTTAGTTGAAGAAGATGAAGGGCCGTGTGAAGACGACGGCGAGGCGAAGCTCTACCGCTGGGATCCGGTTAAG ATTGGCTACAAAAGAAAGATGAAACTGGAAGGAGACAAAGTATACACGATGATCACAAGGGCTGTAGAGCCGCCTCTATTTG AAATCCCCGATTTCATGTCCCCAGAGGAAGCAGATCATATCGTCAAACTAGCTGAGGAGATTGGATTCCTCAAAAGTGATATTCATTTGGATCCTGTGGCTAAGAAACATGCGCAGACTATGAGGTCCACGGAAG GCCATTCCAATAGTTCTGCGGGTTACTTTTTGAATTGGGATTTAGACAAAGATTATGAAATTTCAATAGAAGAG ATTATACATTTTGCTGAAAAGTTTAAATATCTTTATATGACGCCTGCTGAGGTAGACGATAt GATAGAAGTGTTGGATCTTAAAGAATTAGATGATG GTATCGTGGAATATCCAGAATGGAGGACACTAAAGACACATGCCATCGACATGTATATGAACGATATGAAAGAAAAGCACCCACATCACAGAGACCGCTTTAGTGACCAGGTCTGGCTCTTCCAAGGCATGAATGCTGATAGTACACTCAAGAGATTAAGAGAAAG aaTTCACAAGTTGACTCGTCTTCAAAGGCAGATCGTTTATGGAGGCGAACCTCTTCAG GTGGTGAAATACGGCCCTTATGGACATTATCACGCTCACTATGACAGTTCCAGAAAATCAGATTACCCTGAAGGAACAAAATGCTGTCATTATGACATGGAAAATGCACCTATGGCTAAATGCAGAATTTGTAG GTATATTACCATTTTATATTATTTAAATGACGTTGAGGAAGGCGGAGAAACTGCTTTCCCTGTGGCAGACATGAAAGATTTTAATGAAACT aaattcagaGATCGAGAAGATGGCGACCGCTTCAATTTGAATGAATACTGTCACACCGCAAACATCGTTGTACCAGCGAAAAAAGGAAAGGCTATCATGTGGTATAATTACAAGATTGATGGTAAAACCGGTTGGATGAGTCACAGAGATGATAGATCATTGCATGGAGGATGTATCGTAAAGAAAGGAGTCAAATACATCGCAAACAACTGGCTCCCAGCTCCCGAAAATGACTCAGCTCACCTTTTGAGTGAATATCTCGAGGATCCATATTTAGATTCAGTGAACCCGTGA
- the LOC136928346 gene encoding probable ATP-dependent RNA helicase DDX27, translating into MAALPFVGTLDSDEEVQQVDDETESEDEQTKPVKKAKKKKKGKSDVFQDGFNLFSGETEDGNKDPWNFDAAINLLKKRQISTFQTSLQDKISKRRDDKRKRKNAKATEEEEEQEDRDDASGKKEDEQLETEKEIESRENGVNHTLNNNDEDNENNEGDDIGSEESSSEDDEKADKVTEKKKKFFQEPPPQVMHESFSTMNLSRPLLKAINDLGFIHPTPIQASTIPLALLGKDICACAATGTGKTAAYMLPILERLIYRPQNTTVTRVLVLAPTRELAIQVHSVSQALAKHTNIQICLATGGLDSKNQVALLRRGPDIVIATPGRLVDHLHNAPTFSLHTVEIIVLDEADRMLDENFQDQMEEIIKLSPGGRQTMLFSATMTDEVEELANLSLNQPVRLFVDNNTDVAYNLRQEFVRIRNNRENDRLAIVTALCSRNFDEHCLIFMQTKHSAHRLRIILGLLGLNVEELHGNLTQLQRLEALRKFKEGQVDILVATDLASRGLDILGVKTVINTTLPPTLKQYIHRVGRTARAGRSGRSISLVGERERKLLKDIVKLAKTPVKSRIVPPEVIDKYKSKIEGLEKDVKAILKQEGEEKELRVSEIQMNKARNLIEHEKEIFSRPPRVWIQSKRDTKRKAENANEPAKKKSKNGNSKGKKTGNENEEERKARKEMEFLTREAKRSRKNKKLRAFPEDKPNSKGKGKSSKSAGVVSRFKAFDKELTDTSKNALKAFRQSSRENDFRSAKKGSSGFKSKKRYKRR; encoded by the exons ATGGCGGCTCTTCCTTTCGTGGGAACTCTGGACTCTGATGAAGAAGTTCAACAAGTGGACGATGAAACGGAGAGTGAGGATGAGCAAACAAAG CCCGTGAAGAAAgcgaagaaaaagaagaagggTAAATCAGATGTATTCCAAGATGgctttaatttattttctgGAGAGACAGAAGATGGTAATAAAGATCCCTGGAATTTCGATGCTGCAATTAACTTATTAAAGAAAAGACAGATATCG ACATTTCAAACAAGCCTTCAGGACAAAATATCAAAGAGGAGAGATgacaaaagaaag AGGAAGAACGCTAAAGCaactgaagaagaagaagaacaggAAGACAGAGATGATGCTTCTggaaaaaaagaagatgaaCAACTTGAAAcagagaaagaaattgaaagcaGAGAGAATGGTG TCAACCACACccttaataataatgatgaagaTAACGAAAACAATGAAGGTGATGATATTGGCAGTGAAGAAAGCAGCTCAGAAGATGATGAAAAAGCAGACAAG GTCacagagaagaaaaagaaattttttcaagaaCCACCACCCCAAGTAATGCATGAAAGTTTCTCAACAATGAATTTGTCAAGACCTTTACTCAAG GCAATAAATGATTTAGGTTTCATTCATCCCACGCCCATTCAAGCATCCACAATCCCTTTGGCTCTGTTGGGCAAAGACATCTGCGCCTGTGCGGCAACTGGCACAG gaAAGACAGCTGCATACATGCTTCCAATATTGGAACGACTCATTTACCGACCACAGAACACTACTGTGACTAGAGTCCTAGTTCTTGCTCCAACAAGAGAGCTTGCCATTCAA GTTCATTCAGTTAGTCAAGCGCTTGCTAAACATACAAACATTCAAATTTGTCTGGCAACTG gcGGCTTAGACAGCAAGAATCAGGTGGCGCTCTTGCGTAGGGGACCAGATATTGTAATTGCTACACCTGGAAGGCTTGTAGATCATCTGCACAATGCTCCGACATTCAGTCTACACACTGTGGAAATTATTGTTCTCGACGAGGCTGAtag AATGCTGGACGAGAATTTCCAAGATCAGATGGAAGAAATTATTAAACTGAGTCCAGGAGGAAGACAGACTATGCTCTTCTCGGCAACCATGACAGATGAG GTTGAGGAGCTTGCGAATCTGTCGTTAAACCAGCCGGTGCGATTGTTTGTTGACAATAACACTGACGTAGCTTACAATTTACGACAAGAGTTCGTAAGAATAAGAAACAACAGAGAAAATGACCGATTGGCAATTGTGACAG CTCTGTGCAGTCGGAACTTCGATGAACATTGTCTTATATTCATGCAAACCAAGCACTCAGCGCACAGATTGCGAATCATTTTAGGTCTGCTGGGTTTGAATGTGGAAGAACTACATGGCAACCTAACTCAACTTCAG CGTCTAGAGGCTCTTAGGAAATTCAAGGAAGGCCAAGTTGACATCCTTGTTGCAACAGACCTAGCGTCCCGAGGATTGGATATCCTTGGTGTAAAAACG gTCATTAACACCACTCTTCCACCAACATTGAAGCAGTATATCCACAGAGTGGGAAGGACTGCTCGAGCTGGACGTAGCGGAAG ATCCATATCACTGGTTGGGGAGAGAGAGCGAAAATTGTTAAAAGATATTGTAAAACTAGCCAAAACGCCCGTGAAAAGTAGAATTGTCCCTCCAG AGGTGATCGACAAGTACAAAAGCAAAATCGAAGGCCTTGAAAAAGATGTGAAGGCCATTTTGAAACAGGAAGGCGAAGAGAAGGAG CTGAGAGTTTCAGAAATACAGATGAACAAGGCTCGCAATCTAATTGAACACGAGAAAGAGATATTCTCAAGACCTCCTCGGGTGTGGATTCAAAGCAAACGTGATACAAAGAGGAAAGCTG AAAACGCAAACGAGCCTGCtaaaaagaaatccaaaaacGGAAATTCGAAGGGAAAGAaaactggaaatgaaaat GAAGAGGAAAGGAAAGCACGGAAAGAGATGGAATTTTTGACGCGGGAAGCAAAGAGATCTCGGAAAAATAAGAAGTTGCGTGCTTTTCCAGAAGACAAACCCAACAGCAAAGGAAAAG GAAAATCTTCCAAAAGTGCTGGCGTTGTGTCGCGGTTTAAGGCTTTCGACAAAGAACTGACAGATACCAGTAAAAATGCGCTGAAAGCATTTCGACAGAG